The Oncorhynchus tshawytscha isolate Ot180627B unplaced genomic scaffold, Otsh_v2.0 Un_scaffold_8217_pilon_pilon, whole genome shotgun sequence genome contains a region encoding:
- the LOC112241020 gene encoding zinc finger protein 227 isoform X2, whose translation MDEEEGEAVKSGGGANSDSDSSDGENEQSWNAQSAVEKPHPCSQCGKTFITVGSLKRHTQTHSGEKPHRCSVCGKCFSRSDDMKRHLTIHTGERVSHVCHQCGKTFTSLGGLKKHQMTHTGEKPFQCSECGKGFTAQGNLKIHQRIHTGEKPYQCSQCQKSFSRLAHYKDHQQTHREEKPYHCNDCGKSFSYFKSLKCHQMIHKGENLHHCSVCGKGFAIRGNLKTHLQTHTKEKPHQCSECGKRFSRAHDLKKHKLLHTGQKTYHICQCGKSFTELGNLRTHQRTHTGEKPFCCSFCGRTFLRAGDLKSHQRTHTGEKPFICAICGTSFAQSGNLKVHQITHTKERPYPCTVCDKGFTTPGSLKLHMRTHTGERPFLCSACGKGFTASGQLKRHQECHMRDTVQSSPSEDTGVAVASK comes from the exons ATGgatgaggaggaaggagaagcAGTGAAGTCGG GAGGGGGCGCCAACTCGGACTCAGACAGTTCAGACGGGGAGAATGAACAGAGTTGGAACGCTCAGAGTGCAGTGGAGAAGCCACACCCTTGCTCCCAGTGTGGCAAGACCTTCATCACCGTGGGGAGCCTGAAGaggcacacacagactcacagcgGAGAGAAACCCCATCGGTGCTCCGTCTGCGGGAAATGTTTCTCACGCTCAGACGACATGAAGAGACACCTCACCATCCACACAG GAGAGAGGGTGAGCCACGTCTGTCACCAGTGTGGGAAGACTTTCACCAGTCTGGGAGGGCTGAAGAAACACCAGATGACCCACACAG GAGAGAAGCCGTTCCAGTGTTCCGAGTGTGGGAAAGGTTTCACTGCGCAGGGTAACCTCAAGATCCACCAGCGCATCCACACAG GGGAGAAACCGTACCAGTGCTCCCAGTGTCAGAAAAGCTTCTCCCGGCTGGCCCACTATAAAGACCACCAGCAGACTCACCGGGAGGAGAAACCGTACCACTGCaatgactgtgggaaaagcttctcCTACTTCAAG TCGCTCAAGTGCCACCAGATGATCCACAAAGGGGAGAACCTCCACCACTGCTCCGTATGTGGTAAAGGGTTCGCCATCCGCGGCAACCTGAAGACCCATCTGCAGACACACACCAAGGAGAAACCACACCAATGCTCAGAGTGCGGGAAACGGTTCTCCCGAGCCCACGACCTGAAGAAACACAAGCTGCTCCACACGGGGCAGAAGACCTACCACATTTGCCAGTGTGGCAAG AGCTTCACGGAGCTGGGGAACCTGCGGACCCACCAGAGAACCCACACCGGAGAGAAACCATTCTGCTGTTCCTTCTGCGGCCGAACCTTCTTGCGTGCTGGAGACCTGAAGAGCCACCAGCGGACACACACCGGAGAGAAACCATTCATCTGCGCCATATGTGGGACCAGTTTCGCCCAATCTGGCAACCTGAAAGTGCATCAGATCACACACACTAAAGAGAGGCCGTACCCTTGTACTGTCTGTGATAAGGGGTTCACCACACCGGGGAGTCTGAAGCTACACATGAGGACGCACACAGGGGAGCGGCCTTTCCTGTGTAGCGCATGTGGGAAAGGGTTCACGGCGTCAGGGCAGCTGAAGAGGCACCAAGAGTGTCACATGAGAGACACTGTCCAATCATCTCCTAGTGAAGACACAGGGGTGGCGGtggcttcaaaataa
- the LOC112241020 gene encoding zinc finger protein 883 isoform X1 encodes MDEEEGEAVKSGLSIVKRDAEEEGGGGEETNSGGGANSDSDSSDGENEQSWNAQSAVEKPHPCSQCGKTFITVGSLKRHTQTHSGEKPHRCSVCGKCFSRSDDMKRHLTIHTGERVSHVCHQCGKTFTSLGGLKKHQMTHTGEKPFQCSECGKGFTAQGNLKIHQRIHTGEKPYQCSQCQKSFSRLAHYKDHQQTHREEKPYHCNDCGKSFSYFKSLKCHQMIHKGENLHHCSVCGKGFAIRGNLKTHLQTHTKEKPHQCSECGKRFSRAHDLKKHKLLHTGQKTYHICQCGKSFTELGNLRTHQRTHTGEKPFCCSFCGRTFLRAGDLKSHQRTHTGEKPFICAICGTSFAQSGNLKVHQITHTKERPYPCTVCDKGFTTPGSLKLHMRTHTGERPFLCSACGKGFTASGQLKRHQECHMRDTVQSSPSEDTGVAVASK; translated from the exons ATGgatgaggaggaaggagaagcAGTGAAGTCGG GGCTTTCTATTGTTAAAAGAGatgcagaggaggagggaggtggcgGGGAGGAGACCAACTCCG GAGGGGGCGCCAACTCGGACTCAGACAGTTCAGACGGGGAGAATGAACAGAGTTGGAACGCTCAGAGTGCAGTGGAGAAGCCACACCCTTGCTCCCAGTGTGGCAAGACCTTCATCACCGTGGGGAGCCTGAAGaggcacacacagactcacagcgGAGAGAAACCCCATCGGTGCTCCGTCTGCGGGAAATGTTTCTCACGCTCAGACGACATGAAGAGACACCTCACCATCCACACAG GAGAGAGGGTGAGCCACGTCTGTCACCAGTGTGGGAAGACTTTCACCAGTCTGGGAGGGCTGAAGAAACACCAGATGACCCACACAG GAGAGAAGCCGTTCCAGTGTTCCGAGTGTGGGAAAGGTTTCACTGCGCAGGGTAACCTCAAGATCCACCAGCGCATCCACACAG GGGAGAAACCGTACCAGTGCTCCCAGTGTCAGAAAAGCTTCTCCCGGCTGGCCCACTATAAAGACCACCAGCAGACTCACCGGGAGGAGAAACCGTACCACTGCaatgactgtgggaaaagcttctcCTACTTCAAG TCGCTCAAGTGCCACCAGATGATCCACAAAGGGGAGAACCTCCACCACTGCTCCGTATGTGGTAAAGGGTTCGCCATCCGCGGCAACCTGAAGACCCATCTGCAGACACACACCAAGGAGAAACCACACCAATGCTCAGAGTGCGGGAAACGGTTCTCCCGAGCCCACGACCTGAAGAAACACAAGCTGCTCCACACGGGGCAGAAGACCTACCACATTTGCCAGTGTGGCAAG AGCTTCACGGAGCTGGGGAACCTGCGGACCCACCAGAGAACCCACACCGGAGAGAAACCATTCTGCTGTTCCTTCTGCGGCCGAACCTTCTTGCGTGCTGGAGACCTGAAGAGCCACCAGCGGACACACACCGGAGAGAAACCATTCATCTGCGCCATATGTGGGACCAGTTTCGCCCAATCTGGCAACCTGAAAGTGCATCAGATCACACACACTAAAGAGAGGCCGTACCCTTGTACTGTCTGTGATAAGGGGTTCACCACACCGGGGAGTCTGAAGCTACACATGAGGACGCACACAGGGGAGCGGCCTTTCCTGTGTAGCGCATGTGGGAAAGGGTTCACGGCGTCAGGGCAGCTGAAGAGGCACCAAGAGTGTCACATGAGAGACACTGTCCAATCATCTCCTAGTGAAGACACAGGGGTGGCGGtggcttcaaaataa